The following proteins are co-located in the BD1-7 clade bacterium genome:
- the cofC_2 gene encoding 2-phospho-L-lactate guanylyltransferase, with the protein MWAVLPVKGFSESKQRLADVLTPEQRSRLSQAMFQDVLGALAGSQSVKQILVITSDDDVAVTADNFDAVVVKEPDDVRGLNAAVCYALEQVAGFGAERALILHGDVPLVTPTDLDYLASSHLEGSVTLSPDTSHSGTNGMVCDIPAELTFSYGENSFDKHRDSASKNGLLCTTVAVPGISLDVDNLSDLIRLNERIKARPQLATAQYLRRTEIQSLIDALS; encoded by the coding sequence ATGTGGGCAGTTCTGCCAGTTAAAGGTTTTAGTGAATCGAAACAGCGTTTGGCGGATGTTTTAACGCCTGAGCAGCGCAGCCGTTTGTCTCAAGCGATGTTTCAGGACGTGCTTGGTGCGCTAGCAGGCTCTCAGTCGGTTAAGCAAATTCTTGTTATTACATCGGATGACGATGTCGCCGTGACGGCCGATAACTTTGACGCGGTGGTCGTTAAAGAGCCGGATGATGTGCGTGGATTAAATGCCGCCGTATGTTATGCCCTAGAACAGGTCGCTGGCTTTGGCGCAGAGCGTGCGTTAATTTTGCACGGCGATGTTCCGCTTGTAACGCCGACCGATTTGGATTATCTCGCTAGCAGTCATCTTGAGGGCAGTGTGACATTATCACCCGATACTTCGCATTCGGGTACGAATGGCATGGTATGCGATATACCTGCCGAGCTGACCTTCAGCTATGGTGAAAACAGCTTTGATAAACATCGGGATTCTGCCAGTAAAAATGGGCTGCTATGTACAACCGTGGCAGTGCCAGGGATTAGCCTTGATGTCGATAACCTCAGTGATCTTATCCGATTGAATGAGCGCATTAAGGCTCGCCCTCAACTTGCGACCGCACAGTATCTGCGTCGTACCGAAATCCAGTCGCTGATTGATGCACTGAGTTAA
- the cofD gene encoding 2-phospho-L-lactate transferase gives MSNSPNVLALSGGVGGAKLALGLSLSLPVSALSIVANTADDFLHLGLPISPDLDTVMYTLAGLNNREQGWGLAGESWHCMTAVERLGGPSWFRLGDQDIATHLMRLNGLQQGHSLTQVTENLCRQLDVDHQLLPMCDEAVRTHVQCAPDNHHDTTYELPFQSYFVEQQCKPAVTGFRFEGVERAVISPAVASAIENADIMVVCPSNPFVSIAPILGVPGLKQRVLDNISTRVVVSPIVGGIAIKGPAAKMMAELDMPLTPLAVAEYYQGFASHFVLDTCDECFVDDILALDMQVLVTNTVMNSLEDRKELADSILRWIQASG, from the coding sequence ATGTCTAATTCTCCCAATGTGCTTGCCCTGAGTGGTGGCGTCGGCGGTGCTAAACTCGCACTGGGTTTATCGCTGTCGCTGCCAGTGAGTGCATTGTCGATTGTTGCCAACACTGCTGACGATTTTTTGCATCTTGGCCTGCCGATCAGTCCTGATCTCGACACAGTAATGTATACTCTTGCTGGATTGAATAATCGTGAGCAAGGCTGGGGTCTGGCCGGTGAATCATGGCACTGCATGACTGCTGTTGAGCGACTAGGTGGCCCAAGTTGGTTTCGCTTGGGAGACCAGGATATCGCTACTCACCTCATGCGCTTAAATGGTCTTCAGCAGGGGCATTCTTTGACACAGGTAACCGAAAACCTTTGTCGGCAGTTAGACGTTGATCATCAGTTGTTGCCGATGTGCGATGAGGCGGTAAGGACTCATGTTCAATGTGCACCCGATAACCATCATGATACGACCTATGAGCTTCCGTTTCAGTCGTACTTTGTTGAGCAGCAATGCAAGCCGGCAGTCACAGGTTTTCGATTTGAAGGTGTTGAGCGGGCGGTGATTTCCCCGGCAGTCGCTTCTGCGATTGAAAACGCGGATATTATGGTTGTTTGCCCGTCTAACCCCTTTGTGAGTATTGCGCCGATTCTTGGTGTTCCCGGCCTTAAACAGCGAGTGCTTGATAACATCAGTACGCGTGTCGTTGTTTCTCCGATTGTCGGAGGCATTGCAATCAAAGGACCTGCGGCCAAAATGATGGCCGAGCTTGATATGCCGCTCACGCCGCTTGCAGTTGCAGAATACTATCAAGGCTTTGCATCGCATTTTGTATTGGATACATGCGACGAGTGTTTTGTTGATGATATTCTCGCGTTGGATATGCAAGTGTTGGTGACCAACACCGTTATGAATTCCCTCGAGGATCGTAAAGAATTAGCTGATTCGATACTTCGTTGGATACAAGCCTCCGGATAA
- the fbiB gene encoding Coenzyme F420:L-glutamate ligase produces MHLFALEGIAEVIPGDEVAEILIESLTTHHDPLEEGDVVVLAQKIVSKAEGRYAFIDEVEASERAVELGAACDKDPRLVQLILDESEDVLRVRPGVIIVQHKRGYVHANAGIDRSNLPETERERVLLLPVDSDTSAEQLRQRLSSHFGVNLGVIINDSAGRAWRVGTQGFAIGTAGFNPLIDMVGKSDRNGRAMEVTEVAVADELAAAASYLMGQANEGKPAVVIRGAKPTLGDYPSSVLIRDKKMDMFR; encoded by the coding sequence ATGCATCTTTTTGCGCTTGAAGGCATCGCCGAGGTTATTCCCGGCGATGAGGTTGCTGAAATCCTGATTGAATCTCTAACAACACATCACGATCCTTTAGAGGAGGGTGATGTTGTTGTGTTAGCTCAAAAAATTGTCTCCAAAGCTGAAGGCCGTTACGCATTTATTGATGAAGTCGAAGCTTCGGAGCGCGCCGTCGAGTTAGGCGCTGCGTGCGATAAAGATCCGCGATTGGTTCAGTTGATTCTGGATGAATCGGAAGATGTTTTGCGCGTGCGCCCTGGTGTGATTATTGTGCAGCATAAGCGTGGCTATGTGCATGCAAATGCCGGTATCGATCGGTCTAATCTGCCAGAAACAGAACGCGAGCGAGTGTTGCTGTTACCGGTCGACTCTGATACCAGCGCTGAACAGTTGCGTCAGCGATTGTCGAGCCATTTTGGGGTTAACCTCGGTGTTATCATCAATGATAGTGCTGGTCGAGCGTGGCGTGTTGGTACGCAAGGTTTTGCGATCGGCACGGCTGGGTTTAATCCATTGATTGATATGGTGGGCAAATCTGACCGTAACGGTCGTGCGATGGAAGTGACAGAAGTCGCCGTTGCCGACGAGTTGGCGGCTGCGGCTAGCTATTTAATGGGGCAGGCCAATGAGGGTAAGCCAGCGGTTGTTATCCGTGGAGCAAAGCCAACATTGGGTGATTACCCGTCTTCAGTATTAATTCGTGATAAAAAAATGGACATGTTTCGTTGA
- the fadH_2 gene encoding putative 2,4-dienoyl-CoA reductase yields the protein MSDTRQLDFTGNTVVVTGGGKGVGKGITERFLEQGANVVICGRNEPEAMPEANGRKAVFKSADVRDWDQVQALMQFAVDTYGSLDVLINNAGGAPFTDAATASPRFSEKIIALNLLAPLYCCQAANAIMQEQEEGGSIVNIASVSAIRPSPGTAAYGAAKAGLMNLTTSLAVEWAPKVRLNSIAAGLIRTEQSHLHYGNEEGIARVSATVPLGRMATPHDIGDTCIYFASNLSSYVTGAFITAHGGGEKPAFLDAGGVN from the coding sequence ATGAGCGACACACGGCAATTGGATTTTACCGGCAATACAGTTGTTGTTACCGGTGGAGGCAAAGGCGTAGGTAAAGGCATTACTGAACGTTTTCTGGAACAAGGCGCAAACGTTGTTATCTGCGGCCGCAATGAGCCTGAAGCCATGCCAGAAGCCAACGGCCGCAAAGCCGTTTTCAAGAGCGCAGACGTACGTGACTGGGATCAGGTACAAGCGCTTATGCAGTTTGCAGTAGATACCTACGGATCACTCGACGTATTGATTAACAACGCCGGTGGTGCTCCATTTACTGATGCTGCAACAGCTTCGCCACGTTTTTCAGAGAAAATTATCGCATTGAACTTGCTTGCACCACTGTACTGCTGCCAGGCGGCAAATGCCATCATGCAAGAACAAGAAGAAGGCGGGTCTATCGTCAATATCGCCAGCGTTAGTGCTATTCGCCCATCGCCAGGCACCGCAGCTTACGGCGCGGCAAAAGCGGGTCTAATGAACCTCACAACCTCGCTGGCCGTTGAATGGGCACCCAAAGTACGCTTGAATTCAATCGCCGCAGGCTTGATCCGTACTGAGCAATCACATCTTCACTATGGTAACGAAGAAGGTATTGCTCGCGTCAGCGCAACAGTTCCTCTAGGTCGCATGGCAACGCCACATGACATTGGCGACACTTGCATTTATTTTGCGTCAAATCTTTCGAGCTATGTCACCGGTGCGTTTATCACTGCTCATGGCGGCGGCGAAAAGCCAGCATTCCTTGATGCTGGCGGCGTTAACTAA
- the aidB gene encoding Putative acyl-CoA dehydrogenase AidB: MNNERGCNHRVFNQPKTSEPTNIFATDPLLSHYLQRFGDDIAGADTIATLNEYGELAGSYLTDLGDSANRHKPETRIYDRYGHRIDQVDFHPAYHELLTKACQYGIHNLPWSNPEPGTHLLRAMLFYLHNQADAGTACPITMTFAGYSVIEREDHLDAFWRDKLLSTDYDPTARHASEKNGLMLGMAMTEKQGGTDIRANTTEATLLDNGAATWQLNGHKWFCSAPMSDGFLTLAQTDAGLSCFLAPKWLPGDTPNGILIQRLKDKLGNHSNASSEIEYHDCLAYLLGEPGKGIRTIMQMVGLTRYDCALGSAALMRQAMVQAWRHCTQRSVMGKLLINQPLMQNVLADLALESDAATLLALRLSRCLDSGTAEEMALFRIGTAVAKYWICKQAPAFINEAAECMGGAGYVEEFILPRLYREAPVNSLWEGSGNVQCLDVLRAMNKEPECVDALTNELKSVQGSNTRYDQHLAKIPIMLKGDPGELEFSARTLTAAIAQCWQAKLMMEFYNDDIFADFCRSRLSDHHARNYGQLDAKTHIDAILNAVVV, from the coding sequence ATGAACAATGAACGTGGATGTAATCACAGGGTGTTTAACCAGCCCAAGACCAGCGAACCGACTAATATTTTCGCCACTGATCCGCTGCTGAGCCACTATTTACAACGATTTGGTGATGACATAGCTGGCGCCGACACAATCGCCACACTGAATGAATACGGCGAATTAGCGGGCAGTTATCTCACGGATCTCGGCGATAGCGCCAATCGACACAAACCCGAAACCCGCATCTATGACAGATATGGCCACAGAATTGATCAGGTCGATTTTCACCCTGCCTATCACGAGTTGTTAACCAAAGCCTGCCAATACGGCATCCACAATCTGCCCTGGTCCAACCCTGAACCAGGTACACATCTTCTCAGAGCCATGTTGTTTTATTTACACAATCAAGCCGATGCTGGCACAGCATGCCCAATCACGATGACTTTCGCCGGTTATTCAGTAATTGAACGCGAAGACCATCTGGATGCATTCTGGCGCGATAAACTACTGAGCACCGACTATGACCCGACGGCACGCCACGCATCCGAAAAAAACGGCCTTATGCTTGGCATGGCGATGACAGAAAAACAAGGCGGCACTGACATTCGAGCCAACACTACAGAAGCGACACTGCTCGATAACGGTGCCGCAACTTGGCAGCTCAATGGCCACAAATGGTTTTGTTCTGCACCGATGTCAGACGGATTTTTAACATTGGCGCAAACGGACGCAGGCTTATCGTGCTTTTTAGCGCCGAAATGGCTACCAGGCGACACGCCCAACGGCATTCTCATACAACGGCTAAAAGACAAACTCGGTAATCATTCAAATGCTTCCTCCGAAATCGAATATCACGATTGTCTGGCCTATTTGCTCGGCGAGCCCGGCAAAGGCATTCGAACTATTATGCAGATGGTGGGGCTGACCCGTTACGACTGCGCGCTCGGTTCTGCCGCGTTGATGCGGCAGGCGATGGTACAAGCCTGGCGCCACTGCACACAGCGCAGCGTGATGGGTAAACTCCTGATTAACCAACCCCTTATGCAAAACGTATTAGCCGATTTGGCACTTGAAAGCGACGCAGCCACGCTGTTGGCGCTTCGGTTATCTCGCTGCCTAGACTCAGGAACCGCTGAAGAAATGGCATTATTTCGAATCGGAACCGCAGTTGCCAAATACTGGATTTGTAAACAAGCACCTGCGTTTATTAATGAGGCCGCTGAATGCATGGGCGGCGCTGGCTACGTCGAAGAATTCATACTGCCGCGCTTGTATCGAGAAGCACCGGTAAACTCCCTATGGGAGGGTAGCGGCAACGTTCAATGTCTCGATGTATTGCGCGCCATGAATAAAGAGCCCGAGTGTGTCGATGCGCTGACGAATGAACTCAAAAGCGTGCAAGGCAGTAATACCCGATACGATCAACACCTTGCAAAGATCCCTATCATGCTGAAAGGCGACCCTGGTGAATTGGAATTTAGCGCCAGAACGCTGACTGCAGCAATTGCACAATGCTGGCAAGCAAAACTCATGATGGAATTCTACAACGACGATATTTTCGCTGATTTTTGTCGTTCGCGTTTATCAGATCACCACGCACGCAACTACGGTCAGCTCGATGCAAAAACCCATATAGATGCTATTTTGAATGCTGTTGTGGTTTAG
- the cfa gene encoding Cyclopropane-fatty-acyl-phospholipid synthase, with the protein MPDESSSAINTTYSGTTRKTSSERLFGDLLSFAGVTINGDNEYDIKVHNPKFYNRVIGKGNLGLGETYMAGWWDCERIDVFIERVLNAKLQDQVGKSKWLSMRLLMTKFINLQSSARAFQTRQQHYDIGNNLFRNMLDPSLTYSCGYWNNAANLAQAQYEKLDLICQKLKLAPGMKVLDIGCGWGGLSAFAARHYGVSVVGITISEEQLAHAQATYNDLDVEFRFMDYRDINESFDRIMSVGMLEHVGHKNLKTYMNMIDRCLVNGGLALIHSIIDTDSGYCGDPWINKYIFVNGFLPSASQVTKAAEPKLVLEDVHNFGPDYDKTLIAWHDNFVENYPKIKENYDETFYRMWRYYLLCSAGSFRARHIQLMQFVFSKGRHEVYWSPR; encoded by the coding sequence ATGCCTGACGAATCATCCTCAGCTATCAACACAACCTACTCTGGCACCACTCGCAAGACATCGAGCGAACGCCTCTTTGGTGATCTGTTAAGTTTCGCTGGCGTTACGATCAATGGCGATAACGAATACGATATCAAAGTTCACAATCCCAAATTTTATAACCGGGTCATCGGTAAAGGAAATCTCGGCTTGGGCGAAACCTACATGGCCGGTTGGTGGGATTGCGAGCGCATTGATGTATTTATCGAGCGTGTATTAAACGCAAAGCTGCAAGACCAAGTTGGTAAAAGTAAGTGGCTATCGATGCGATTGTTAATGACGAAGTTCATTAACCTTCAATCCAGCGCCCGCGCATTTCAAACTCGCCAACAACATTACGACATAGGCAACAACCTGTTTCGCAATATGCTTGACCCGTCACTGACATACAGCTGCGGCTATTGGAACAACGCCGCCAATTTGGCACAAGCACAGTATGAAAAGCTCGACCTTATTTGCCAAAAGCTCAAATTAGCACCCGGCATGAAAGTGTTAGACATCGGTTGCGGCTGGGGCGGTTTATCGGCATTTGCCGCTCGCCATTACGGTGTCAGCGTTGTCGGAATTACCATCTCCGAAGAACAACTGGCTCACGCGCAAGCGACCTATAACGATCTAGACGTTGAATTTCGCTTTATGGACTATCGCGATATCAATGAATCTTTCGATCGTATTATGTCGGTTGGTATGCTCGAACACGTCGGGCACAAAAACCTCAAAACCTACATGAATATGATCGATCGCTGTCTTGTAAACGGCGGGCTGGCATTGATACATTCAATCATTGATACCGACTCCGGTTACTGCGGCGACCCGTGGATTAACAAATATATTTTTGTTAATGGCTTCCTGCCATCGGCATCACAGGTGACCAAAGCGGCAGAACCCAAACTAGTGCTTGAAGACGTCCATAACTTCGGCCCAGACTACGATAAAACGCTTATCGCATGGCACGATAACTTTGTTGAAAACTACCCGAAAATCAAAGAAAACTACGACGAGACATTTTACCGTATGTGGCGCTACTACCTGCTTTGCAGCGCAGGAAGTTTCCGTGCACGTCATATTCAGCTGATGCAGTTTGTATTTTCGAAAGGGCGTCATGAGGTTTACTGGTCACCACGCTAA
- the ureG gene encoding Urease accessory protein UreG, translating into MTNKQTLRIGVGGPVGSGKTALLRCLCKYMKDHYNLAVVTNDIYTKEDAQFLMRNEALDHDRIMGVETGGCPHTAIREDASMNLAAIDELQARHPGLDFVLVESGGDNLSATFSPELSDLTIYVIDVSAGDKIPRKGGPGITKSDLLIINKIDLAPMVGASLEVMDQDTRRMRGDKPFVFANLKAGTGLKEIIDFIVEEGMLEARMPDIEYTGAE; encoded by the coding sequence ATGACCAATAAACAAACCCTACGCATTGGTGTCGGTGGCCCTGTCGGATCCGGAAAAACCGCTTTGTTGCGGTGTTTGTGCAAATATATGAAAGATCATTACAATCTTGCCGTCGTGACCAATGACATTTATACCAAGGAAGATGCGCAATTCTTGATGCGCAACGAAGCACTGGATCATGACCGGATAATGGGTGTAGAAACCGGCGGTTGTCCTCATACAGCAATTCGAGAAGATGCATCGATGAATCTGGCGGCTATTGATGAGCTTCAGGCACGCCATCCCGGCCTTGATTTCGTGCTGGTTGAAAGCGGTGGTGATAACCTCAGTGCAACGTTTAGCCCTGAACTATCAGATCTAACGATATACGTCATTGATGTGTCCGCCGGCGATAAAATTCCACGTAAAGGTGGGCCGGGTATCACCAAATCAGATTTGTTGATTATTAATAAGATTGATCTTGCACCAATGGTAGGTGCATCTTTAGAGGTGATGGATCAAGACACGCGACGTATGCGCGGCGATAAGCCTTTTGTATTTGCTAACCTGAAAGCCGGTACAGGCTTGAAAGAAATTATCGATTTTATTGTTGAAGAGGGGATGCTTGAGGCGAGGATGCCGGATATCGAATATACCGGCGCTGAATAA
- the ureF gene encoding Urease accessory protein UreF, which yields MTDPALSKLNRILQLASANLPVGSFTFSQGLETAIESQVVTGVQSCEQWIQSAIDESIAVQDLPVIKRMMAATHHRDSEQLNYWNDYLLASRETRELLLTDTMTGRALLRLLHSLDDGFGELEALLNRPEVSYCTAYAMAAAGWHIPYSSALYGFVWAYLDAQLAAATKLIPLGQTDNQTLLLRMGDRLDVVVDRALELPDQDIGGSLFLLALASSWHETQYSRLFRS from the coding sequence ATGACTGATCCCGCGTTATCGAAACTCAATCGTATCTTGCAGCTGGCTTCGGCAAATTTGCCAGTGGGTAGCTTTACCTTCTCACAAGGGCTAGAAACTGCGATTGAAAGCCAAGTGGTGACAGGTGTTCAATCTTGCGAACAGTGGATTCAATCGGCCATTGATGAATCTATTGCAGTGCAAGATTTGCCGGTAATCAAGCGCATGATGGCAGCAACGCACCACAGAGACAGTGAGCAACTCAATTATTGGAACGACTATTTGTTGGCGTCCAGAGAGACACGCGAACTATTGCTAACGGATACCATGACCGGCAGGGCGCTATTACGTTTGCTGCACTCGCTGGATGACGGTTTTGGTGAGCTAGAGGCCTTGTTGAATCGTCCTGAAGTTAGCTATTGCACGGCTTACGCAATGGCAGCGGCGGGTTGGCATATTCCATATTCGAGTGCCTTGTATGGTTTTGTTTGGGCTTATCTGGATGCTCAGCTGGCCGCGGCGACTAAACTTATTCCGCTCGGTCAAACCGATAACCAGACACTGCTTTTACGCATGGGTGATCGTCTCGATGTCGTTGTCGACAGAGCATTGGAATTGCCCGATCAAGACATAGGCGGCAGTTTGTTTTTGTTAGCACTCGCCAGTAGTTGGCACGAAACTCAATATTCGAGACTGTTTCGCTCCTGA
- the ureE gene encoding Urease accessory protein UreE has translation MNAILNVTQKQSVPNGFADDSVMLDLDQRRKFRLKTQSRLGDEVRIFLDRDKPMQLGDTLVADCGKTLKVVGKPEPLVVARANDAVTFARVCYHLGNRHLTVQINALELRFKPDHVIEELVESFGLALEHTDTVFEPEPGAYAQGSSHSHSSHRTHNSHSGDHSHXHPHHD, from the coding sequence ATGAACGCTATTTTGAATGTCACGCAAAAGCAGTCGGTGCCCAACGGTTTTGCTGATGACAGCGTTATGCTGGATTTGGATCAGCGACGTAAATTTCGGTTGAAAACCCAATCGCGTCTTGGCGATGAAGTCAGAATTTTCCTCGATCGGGATAAGCCCATGCAGCTTGGCGATACACTAGTTGCCGATTGCGGAAAAACCCTTAAAGTGGTTGGAAAGCCCGAGCCCTTGGTGGTTGCGCGTGCTAACGATGCAGTGACATTTGCTCGAGTCTGTTATCACCTGGGCAATCGGCATTTAACGGTACAAATAAATGCGCTGGAGCTGCGATTTAAGCCCGACCATGTGATCGAAGAGTTGGTTGAGAGTTTTGGATTAGCGCTGGAGCACACCGATACCGTGTTTGAGCCGGAACCCGGTGCTTATGCGCAGGGTTCTTCTCATAGTCACAGCAGCCATAGGACCCATAACAGTCACTCTGGCGACCACAGCCACGNCCATCCGCACCATGACTGA
- the ureC1 gene encoding Urease subunit alpha 1, protein MADIDKYSYAKMFGPTTGDRLRLADTDLIIEVEIDFTTYGEEVKFGGGKVIRDGMGQAQVTNAIAMDTVITNALIIDHWGIIKADVGIKAGRIAAIGKAGNPDIQDNVTIVVGPGTEVIAGEGQIVTAGGIDAHIHFICPQQIDEALMSGVTTMLGGGTGPATGTNATTCTPGPWHIGKMLQAVEDVPMNIGFLGKGNASLPDALEEQLNAGACGLKLHEDWGTTPASIDNCLSVADRFDVQIAIHTDTLNESGFVEDTINAFAGRVIHTYHTEGAGGGHAPDIITACGLPNVLPSSTNPTRPYTVNTIDEHLDMLMVCHHLDASIAEDVAFADSRIRRETIAAEDILHDMGAFSMISSDSQAMGRVGEVIIRTWQTAHKMKVQFGALDGDSDRNDNTRVKRYIAKYTINPAITHGISHEVGSVEVGKLADLVMWKPAFFGVKPAMIIKGGMIAAAPMGDANASIPTPQPVHYRPMFGSMGLAVSQTSVNFMSSAAINNGVAAELGLKRRSVACGNTRNISKADMLLNNFLPSITVDSQTYEVRVDGNLLTCEPAVELPMAQRYSLF, encoded by the coding sequence ATGGCTGATATCGATAAATACAGCTATGCGAAGATGTTTGGGCCGACGACGGGCGACCGTTTGCGATTGGCCGATACGGATCTGATTATTGAAGTCGAGATAGATTTTACGACTTACGGCGAGGAAGTAAAATTCGGCGGCGGCAAAGTCATTCGTGATGGCATGGGGCAAGCGCAAGTGACCAACGCCATTGCTATGGACACTGTGATCACTAACGCGCTAATCATCGATCATTGGGGCATTATAAAGGCCGATGTTGGTATTAAAGCCGGGCGTATCGCCGCAATCGGCAAAGCCGGAAACCCAGATATTCAAGATAACGTTACTATCGTCGTTGGCCCCGGTACTGAGGTTATTGCCGGTGAGGGCCAAATTGTCACCGCTGGCGGCATTGACGCGCATATCCACTTTATTTGCCCGCAGCAGATTGATGAAGCGCTCATGAGCGGAGTTACGACCATGTTAGGCGGCGGAACCGGGCCTGCAACCGGAACCAACGCTACCACATGTACACCCGGGCCCTGGCATATCGGAAAGATGCTTCAAGCAGTTGAAGATGTGCCGATGAATATCGGGTTTCTTGGTAAAGGTAATGCCAGTTTGCCTGATGCGCTCGAAGAGCAATTGAATGCCGGCGCTTGTGGTTTAAAATTGCACGAAGATTGGGGCACGACACCAGCCTCGATTGATAACTGTTTGAGTGTGGCTGATCGATTTGATGTACAGATAGCGATTCATACCGATACCTTGAATGAATCCGGTTTTGTTGAAGACACCATCAATGCCTTTGCCGGCCGTGTTATCCATACCTACCATACGGAAGGCGCTGGAGGAGGGCATGCGCCTGACATTATAACCGCCTGCGGCTTACCGAATGTGTTGCCCTCAAGTACAAACCCAACTCGGCCATACACAGTTAATACCATCGACGAGCATCTTGATATGTTGATGGTGTGCCATCACCTTGATGCGTCGATTGCTGAAGACGTTGCTTTTGCCGACTCACGAATTCGTCGCGAAACGATTGCAGCCGAAGACATTCTCCATGACATGGGCGCATTCAGCATGATTTCGTCTGACTCTCAAGCGATGGGCAGAGTGGGTGAGGTGATTATCCGTACCTGGCAAACTGCACACAAAATGAAGGTGCAATTTGGCGCATTGGACGGCGACAGCGACCGAAATGACAATACCCGCGTTAAACGTTATATCGCTAAGTACACCATTAACCCTGCGATTACCCATGGTATCTCTCATGAGGTTGGGTCTGTTGAAGTTGGAAAGCTTGCAGACTTGGTGATGTGGAAGCCAGCATTCTTTGGCGTTAAACCGGCCATGATTATTAAGGGTGGAATGATCGCTGCTGCTCCGATGGGCGATGCCAATGCGTCTATCCCGACACCGCAGCCTGTGCATTATCGGCCCATGTTTGGTTCAATGGGGCTTGCCGTAAGCCAAACCAGTGTGAATTTTATGAGTAGTGCTGCGATCAATAACGGCGTCGCCGCTGAACTAGGATTAAAACGCCGTTCAGTTGCCTGTGGCAATACGCGGAATATCAGCAAAGCCGATATGCTGCTGAATAACTTTTTGCCATCGATTACGGTGGATTCGCAAACCTACGAAGTACGTGTTGACGGAAATCTGCTGACTTGCGAGCCAGCAGTAGAGTTACCGATGGCGCAGCGTTATTCGCTGTTCTAG
- the ureB gene encoding Urease subunit beta: MKPGELIVDSGTRSLNVGRQTINVTVTNMGDRPIQVGSHYHFYETNNALAFERHKALGFRLNITAGTAIRFEPGQMRQVELVAFAGKREIYGFQGRVMGPIADAEIENAETESNAVNAKENNNG; encoded by the coding sequence ATGAAACCGGGAGAACTCATTGTCGACAGTGGTACACGTAGCCTGAATGTGGGGCGTCAAACCATTAATGTGACGGTAACTAACATGGGCGATCGACCGATTCAGGTTGGTTCGCATTATCATTTTTACGAAACCAATAACGCGCTGGCATTCGAGCGACACAAGGCGTTGGGGTTTCGACTGAATATTACTGCAGGCACTGCAATTCGATTCGAGCCTGGGCAGATGCGTCAAGTTGAGCTGGTGGCATTTGCCGGAAAACGAGAGATATACGGATTTCAGGGGCGTGTGATGGGGCCTATTGCAGACGCAGAAATCGAAAATGCTGAAACAGAATCCAATGCGGTAAATGCTAAGGAAAACAACAATGGCTGA
- the ureA gene encoding Urease subunit gamma, whose product MELLPREKDKLLLFTAALLAERRLGRGLKLNYPEAVALISMEIMEGARDGKTVAELMDFGRQIISADQVMDGIADMVDEVQVEATFPDGTKLVTVHNPIF is encoded by the coding sequence GTGGAATTATTACCCCGAGAAAAAGATAAACTGTTGCTCTTCACCGCAGCATTGTTAGCTGAACGCCGGCTAGGGCGTGGCTTAAAGTTGAACTATCCAGAAGCCGTTGCCTTAATCAGCATGGAGATTATGGAAGGCGCCCGCGACGGTAAAACTGTTGCCGAGCTGATGGACTTTGGACGTCAGATTATTTCTGCTGACCAAGTGATGGATGGTATCGCTGATATGGTGGATGAAGTTCAGGTAGAAGCGACATTTCCGGACGGCACCAAACTCGTCACCGTACACAATCCAATTTTTTGA